Proteins from one Oscillatoria nigro-viridis PCC 7112 genomic window:
- a CDS encoding histidine kinase, translating into MKAKPIDVIKHFALFLLALIISGVMALSHVSAGATAPSDIGITRVTELKSVDLPDSKTVEGEGISMNISVPYFILPIPEKKLDISSPLSFVVSIANNTQNFIRADNDTLIPELVGQDGRSLPLQISRDRQSKMRNLCWLVEPGTTRLFRSGGLAWNNNKLQLRGDAGLGYFWYFDELKPGEYQLRFIYDSPGGKVSCYDVETQKLMTVKGLGKGEGATNFIPIRVVQPVSINSNTLEIDGIRFELFMPERVLTIPSNQPNAATFVKLALRITNKTVTSLRFQQLNTTLQILGQDGKKLRWKGRGGGNLLAGYNCPLVEPGENVTFSLDAKLFWENNLLLLGRSERSGGFIYFDEFKPGKYQIRIGYNPGAEVSCTQELSGDTWKGLGATPFVGFNLVEH; encoded by the coding sequence GTGAAAGCAAAGCCAATTGATGTGATTAAGCATTTTGCCTTGTTTTTATTGGCTTTAATCATTTCGGGTGTAATGGCACTGAGCCATGTGTCCGCAGGAGCGACAGCGCCCTCTGACATAGGAATAACCAGGGTGACTGAGTTGAAATCCGTAGATTTACCGGACAGCAAGACTGTTGAAGGGGAAGGCATTTCTATGAATATCTCAGTACCGTACTTTATTTTACCCATACCGGAAAAGAAGCTGGATATCAGTAGCCCTTTATCTTTTGTAGTTAGCATTGCCAACAATACACAAAATTTCATTCGAGCTGACAACGACACATTGATTCCAGAACTTGTAGGGCAAGATGGTCGATCGCTGCCACTACAAATAAGTAGAGATAGACAGTCAAAAATGAGAAATTTGTGCTGGTTAGTGGAGCCAGGAACAACAAGATTATTCCGCTCAGGCGGACTTGCATGGAATAATAATAAGCTTCAACTCAGAGGTGATGCAGGACTTGGCTACTTTTGGTATTTTGACGAACTCAAGCCCGGAGAGTATCAGCTTCGATTCATTTATGACAGTCCTGGTGGAAAAGTTTCATGCTATGACGTAGAAACGCAGAAGCTTATGACAGTAAAAGGACTTGGAAAAGGTGAGGGAGCTACGAATTTCATACCGATTCGAGTGGTTCAACCTGTATCTATTAACAGCAATACACTTGAAATAGATGGCATTCGCTTTGAACTTTTCATGCCAGAGCGTGTCCTGACAATCCCCTCAAATCAGCCCAATGCTGCAACTTTTGTAAAACTCGCTCTTCGGATTACCAATAAAACTGTAACCTCGTTGCGCTTCCAACAGTTAAATACAACGTTACAGATTCTAGGACAAGATGGTAAAAAACTTCGTTGGAAAGGACGCGGCGGAGGAAATTTGCTAGCAGGATACAACTGTCCGTTAGTCGAGCCAGGAGAGAATGTTACTTTCAGTCTAGATGCCAAACTCTTCTGGGAAAATAACTTGCTTTTACTTGGACGCTCTGAACGCTCTGGTGGCTTCATCTATTTTGATGAGTTCAAGCCCGGTAAGTATCAGATAAGAATTGGGTACAACCCTGGAGCAGAAGTAAGCTGCACACAGGAGCTCTCAGGAGATACATGGAAAGGCTTGGGAGCTACGCCTTTTGTAGGGTTTAACTTAGTCGAGCATTAA